In one Streptomyces venezuelae genomic region, the following are encoded:
- a CDS encoding NUDIX hydrolase has translation MTADSGPAPDPSEELITIVDEHDEVVGEARRGEAYARGLRHRCTFILARDAEGRVFVHRRTPTKLVFPSLYDMFVGGVVGAGESYDDAALREAEEELGVHGLPRPTPLFKFLYDDGAGKSWWSYLYEVRCELPVRPQVEEVAWHAFVPEEELERRLDEWEWVPDGLDAYHRLRAFRAA, from the coding sequence ATGACCGCCGACAGCGGGCCCGCGCCCGACCCCAGCGAAGAGCTGATCACCATCGTCGACGAGCACGACGAGGTGGTCGGCGAGGCCCGGCGCGGCGAGGCGTACGCGCGCGGGCTGCGCCACCGGTGCACGTTCATCCTGGCGCGCGACGCCGAGGGCCGCGTCTTCGTGCACCGCCGCACCCCGACCAAGCTCGTCTTCCCCTCGCTGTACGACATGTTCGTCGGCGGCGTGGTCGGGGCCGGGGAGTCCTACGACGACGCGGCGCTGCGCGAGGCGGAGGAGGAGCTCGGCGTGCACGGACTGCCGCGCCCGACCCCGCTGTTCAAGTTCCTGTACGACGACGGCGCCGGGAAGTCCTGGTGGTCGTACCTCTACGAAGTCCGCTGCGAGCTGCCCGTGCGGCCGCAGGTCGAGGAGGTCGCCTGGCACGCCTTCGTCCCGGAGGAGGAGCTGGAGCGACGGCTCGACGAGTGGGAGTGGGTACCGGACGGACTCGACGCCTACCACCGGCTGCGGGCCTTTCGGGCGGCGTGA
- a CDS encoding FAD-binding dehydrogenase, with protein MAYDADVIVIGAGLAGLAATAELVDAGRRVVLVDQEPEHAIGGQAHWSFGGLFFVDSPEQRRMRIKDSHALALQDWMGAAAFDRPEDHWPRKWAQAYVDFASGEKRSWLHGQGVRFFPVVGWAERGGYDAQGHGNSVPRFHITWGTGPGLLAPFVRRVRAGVDRGLVQLRFRHRVTGLSRSAGDVDTVTGEVLEPSAVERGEASSRVVTGDFEFRAQAVIVTSGGIGGNHDLVRANWPERLGTPPRRMISGVPAHVDGRMLGIAEDAGAHLINRDRMWHYTEGIQNWNPIWDRHGIRILPGPSSLWLDARGDRLPVPLFPGFDTLGTLEHIMGTGHDYTWFVLNQRIIGKEFTLSGSEQNPDLTGKSVRGVIDRARSEVPGPVKAFMDHGVDFVVEKDLGALVRGMNALTEKPLIDEDTLRRTIAARDREIANPFTKDLQVMAVRGARKFLGDRLIRAAAPHRILDPKAGPLVAVRLNILTRKTLGGLETDLSSRVLTEGGEPLPGVYAAGEAAGFGGGGVHGYRSLEGTFLGGCLFSGRTAGRAAARAVR; from the coding sequence ATGGCGTACGACGCAGATGTGATCGTGATCGGGGCAGGGCTCGCCGGACTCGCGGCGACCGCGGAGCTCGTCGACGCGGGCCGCCGGGTCGTCCTCGTCGACCAGGAGCCCGAGCACGCGATCGGCGGTCAGGCGCACTGGTCCTTCGGCGGTCTGTTCTTCGTCGACTCGCCCGAGCAGCGGCGGATGCGGATCAAGGACTCGCACGCCCTCGCCCTCCAGGACTGGATGGGGGCGGCGGCGTTCGACCGCCCGGAGGACCACTGGCCGCGCAAGTGGGCCCAGGCGTACGTCGACTTCGCGTCCGGCGAGAAGCGGTCCTGGCTGCACGGGCAGGGCGTCAGGTTCTTCCCCGTCGTGGGCTGGGCGGAGCGCGGCGGCTACGACGCCCAGGGCCACGGCAACTCGGTGCCCCGCTTCCACATCACCTGGGGCACGGGCCCGGGACTGCTCGCCCCGTTCGTGCGGCGGGTGCGGGCCGGGGTCGACCGCGGTCTCGTCCAGCTGCGGTTCCGGCACCGCGTCACGGGTCTCTCGCGCAGCGCGGGCGATGTCGACACGGTCACCGGCGAGGTGCTCGAACCGTCGGCCGTCGAGCGCGGCGAGGCGAGCAGCCGCGTGGTGACCGGCGACTTCGAGTTCCGTGCGCAGGCGGTGATCGTCACCTCCGGCGGCATCGGCGGCAACCACGACCTCGTCCGCGCCAACTGGCCCGAGCGCCTCGGCACCCCGCCCCGGAGGATGATCTCCGGCGTGCCGGCCCATGTGGACGGCAGGATGCTCGGCATCGCCGAGGACGCGGGAGCGCACCTCATCAACCGCGACCGCATGTGGCACTACACCGAGGGCATCCAGAACTGGAACCCCATCTGGGACCGGCACGGCATCCGCATCCTGCCGGGCCCCTCCTCGCTCTGGCTCGACGCGCGCGGCGACCGCCTGCCCGTGCCGCTGTTCCCCGGGTTCGACACGCTCGGCACCCTCGAACACATCATGGGCACCGGGCACGACTACACGTGGTTCGTGCTCAACCAGCGCATCATCGGCAAGGAGTTCACCCTCAGCGGGTCGGAGCAGAACCCCGATCTGACCGGCAAGTCCGTGCGCGGCGTCATCGACCGGGCCCGCTCCGAAGTGCCGGGCCCCGTCAAGGCGTTCATGGACCACGGTGTCGACTTCGTCGTGGAAAAGGACCTGGGCGCCCTCGTGCGCGGCATGAACGCCCTCACGGAGAAGCCCCTCATCGACGAGGACACCCTGCGCCGCACCATCGCCGCGCGCGACCGCGAGATCGCCAACCCCTTCACCAAGGACCTCCAGGTGATGGCCGTACGGGGCGCCCGCAAGTTCCTCGGCGACCGGCTCATCCGGGCCGCCGCCCCGCACCGCATCCTCGACCCGAAGGCGGGCCCGCTCGTCGCCGTCCGCCTCAACATCCTCACCCGCAAGACGCTCGGCGGCCTGGAGACCGACCTCTCCTCGCGCGTCCTGACCGAGGGCGGCGAGCCCCTGCCGGGTGTGTACGCGGCCGGGGAGGCCGCCGGATTCGGCGGCGGGGGAGTGCACGGCTACCGCTCGCTCGAAGGGACCTTCCTCGGCGGCTGCCTCTTCTCGGGCCGCACGGCGGGCCGCGCCGCCGCCCGCGCGGTGCGGTGA
- a CDS encoding glucose 1-dehydrogenase: MSQHDSRHDLTGRTVIITGAARGLGAEAARQAVAAGANVVLTDVLADEGAATAAELGERARFARHDVTSEEDWQRVVDLAVTEFGGLHGLVNNAGISTGQFLESESVEHFRKVLDINLTGVFIGMKTAVPAMKEAGGGSIVNISSAAGLMGLALTAGYGASKWGVRGLTKIGAVELGTARIRVNSVHPGMTYTPMTAQVGIEKGEGKYPNTPMGRVGEPHEIAGAMVFLLSDAASYVTGAELAVDGGWTAGPTVKYVMGQ, encoded by the coding sequence ATGAGCCAGCACGACAGCCGGCACGACCTCACCGGCCGCACCGTCATCATCACCGGCGCCGCGCGCGGCCTCGGCGCGGAGGCGGCCCGCCAGGCCGTCGCCGCGGGCGCCAACGTCGTCCTCACCGACGTCCTCGCGGACGAGGGCGCGGCCACCGCCGCCGAGCTCGGCGAGCGCGCCCGGTTCGCGCGCCACGACGTGACGTCGGAGGAGGACTGGCAGCGCGTCGTCGACCTCGCCGTCACCGAGTTCGGCGGCCTGCACGGCCTGGTGAACAACGCCGGGATATCCACCGGCCAGTTCCTGGAGTCGGAGTCCGTCGAGCACTTCCGCAAGGTCCTCGACATCAACCTCACCGGCGTCTTCATCGGCATGAAGACCGCCGTGCCCGCCATGAAGGAGGCCGGGGGCGGCTCCATCGTGAACATCTCGTCCGCCGCCGGTCTGATGGGCCTCGCGCTGACCGCGGGCTACGGCGCGTCCAAGTGGGGCGTGCGCGGCCTCACCAAGATCGGCGCGGTGGAGCTCGGCACGGCCCGCATCCGCGTCAACTCCGTCCACCCCGGCATGACGTACACCCCGATGACCGCCCAGGTCGGCATCGAGAAGGGCGAGGGCAAGTACCCCAACACCCCGATGGGCCGGGTCGGCGAGCCGCACGAGATCGCCGGAGCCATGGTCTTCCTGCTCTCCGACGCCGCCTCCTACGTCACGGGAGCCGAGCTCGCCGTCGACGGCGGCTGGACGGCCGGGCCGACCGTGAAGTACGTCATGGGCCAGTGA
- a CDS encoding YidH family protein has product MSNFVQSLRLWFAPERIREDGDTPDYRFSLANERTFLAWLRTALALIGGGFAVDQFLPDLRWGWRIGLALALLVSGVLCSLRAVNHWVRCERAMRRGEDLPSSRFPTVLSLAVAVVAVAMVVVVLFGWEG; this is encoded by the coding sequence GTGAGCAATTTCGTACAGAGCCTGAGGCTGTGGTTCGCGCCAGAGCGGATCCGCGAGGACGGCGACACCCCCGACTACCGCTTCTCCCTCGCCAACGAACGCACCTTCCTCGCCTGGCTGCGCACCGCGCTCGCGCTGATCGGCGGCGGCTTCGCCGTGGACCAGTTCCTGCCGGACCTGCGCTGGGGGTGGCGGATCGGGCTCGCGCTCGCGCTGCTCGTCTCGGGCGTCCTGTGCTCGCTGCGCGCGGTCAACCACTGGGTGCGGTGCGAGCGGGCCATGCGGCGCGGCGAGGACCTGCCGTCCAGCCGCTTCCCGACGGTGCTGAGCCTGGCCGTCGCGGTGGTCGCGGTCGCCATGGTGGTGGTCGTGCTGTTCGGGTGGGAGGGGTGA
- a CDS encoding DUF202 domain-containing protein, whose product MTEGAGSGASRVRDPGLQPERTRLAWRRTTLSCTVAAVLAARAVLHGGATAFGVLACALCLLLWLGFLAVAHRRMVTLTAPRPRTMSLRAARGAALCTVALALCAVVMLL is encoded by the coding sequence GTGACGGAGGGGGCCGGGTCCGGGGCCTCGCGGGTCCGTGATCCCGGACTGCAGCCGGAGCGCACCCGTCTCGCGTGGCGGCGTACGACCCTGTCGTGCACGGTGGCCGCGGTGCTCGCGGCCCGCGCGGTTCTGCACGGCGGGGCCACGGCGTTCGGCGTGCTCGCGTGCGCGCTGTGCCTGCTGCTCTGGCTCGGCTTCCTGGCGGTGGCGCACCGCCGGATGGTCACGCTGACGGCGCCCCGGCCCCGGACGATGTCGCTGCGGGCGGCACGGGGGGCGGCACTGTGCACGGTGGCGCTGGCGCTGTGCGCCGTGGTGATGCTCCTCTGA
- a CDS encoding DMT family transporter — protein MSLLVLVLAVGAACCLGVGFVLQQNAARHAPLGDFLSPRLLLDLVRVPRWLAGIGLMVCGMALGAVALGRGEISLVEPLLATNLLFALGLSRLQTKQPLGRQGWAGLALLAGGVTAFIVAGEPRGGEAVTDPARHWLIVGAMIGGALLLTAYAKKSRLHAAPVLLAVAAGLLYGVQDALTRVSGQRFSEGGFAELFGGWQPYGVLVLGVVGLVLVQSAFETAPLRMSLPALTAAQPLAGIACGVGFLGDRLRADTGALAWEAAGLAAIVAGVVLLGLHPAMPGAGRPERIPHVTVRD, from the coding sequence GTGTCGCTCCTGGTTCTCGTCCTAGCCGTCGGCGCCGCCTGCTGCCTCGGCGTCGGCTTCGTCCTCCAGCAGAACGCGGCGCGCCACGCCCCGCTGGGCGACTTCCTCTCGCCGCGGCTGCTCCTCGACCTGGTGCGGGTGCCGCGGTGGCTCGCCGGGATCGGCCTGATGGTGTGCGGCATGGCGCTCGGCGCGGTCGCCCTCGGGCGCGGCGAGATCTCGCTCGTCGAACCGCTCCTCGCCACGAATCTGCTCTTCGCCCTCGGCCTCTCCCGCCTGCAGACCAAGCAGCCGCTGGGCCGCCAGGGCTGGGCTGGCCTCGCGCTGCTCGCGGGCGGCGTCACGGCGTTCATCGTGGCCGGTGAGCCACGCGGCGGCGAGGCGGTGACCGATCCTGCGCGGCACTGGCTGATCGTCGGCGCGATGATCGGCGGGGCGCTGCTCCTGACGGCGTACGCGAAGAAGTCCCGTCTCCATGCCGCCCCCGTGCTGCTCGCGGTCGCGGCCGGGCTGCTGTACGGGGTGCAGGACGCGTTGACGCGGGTCAGCGGACAGCGGTTCTCCGAGGGCGGGTTCGCGGAGCTGTTCGGCGGATGGCAGCCGTACGGGGTGCTCGTGCTCGGCGTGGTGGGCCTCGTCCTGGTGCAGAGCGCGTTCGAGACGGCGCCGCTGCGGATGTCGCTGCCCGCGCTGACGGCCGCGCAGCCGCTGGCCGGCATCGCCTGCGGCGTCGGCTTCCTCGGCGACCGGCTGCGCGCGGACACGGGGGCGCTCGCCTGGGAGGCGGCGGGGCTCGCGGCGATCGTGGCGGGGGTGGTGCTCTTGGGGCTGCATCCGGCGATGCCTGGTGCCGGGCGGCCCGAGCGGATTCCTCACGTCACCGTGCGGGACTGA
- a CDS encoding TetR family transcriptional regulator produces the protein MARTSGPETREKLIRAGEEVFAAQGVDGAQLRDIVRIAGQSNPSAVQYHFGSRAGLLDAVMAARQHRTEQVLTAELDRAGDDSGLRGLLTALVRTEATELRTERGRRCLRISAQLSHESGVRTRTPHPTLDGTVYWTLIGRIEDCLVSLAPALPEPLRLERLDLALTVVGAALGDRARQYLADATPLTGEDVFLADLVETTAALLRAPHRTPGDTA, from the coding sequence ATGGCCAGAACCTCAGGTCCCGAGACCCGGGAGAAGCTCATCCGTGCCGGGGAAGAGGTCTTCGCCGCCCAGGGCGTGGACGGGGCCCAGCTGCGGGACATCGTGCGGATCGCGGGGCAGAGCAACCCCTCCGCCGTCCAGTACCACTTCGGCTCGCGGGCCGGGCTCCTCGACGCCGTGATGGCCGCCCGCCAGCACCGCACCGAGCAGGTCCTCACCGCCGAGCTCGACCGCGCCGGCGACGACAGCGGCCTGCGCGGGCTCCTCACCGCCCTCGTCCGCACCGAGGCCACCGAGCTCCGCACCGAGCGCGGGCGGCGCTGTCTGCGGATCTCCGCCCAGCTCAGCCACGAGAGCGGCGTCCGCACCCGTACCCCGCACCCCACCCTCGACGGCACCGTCTACTGGACGCTGATCGGGCGGATCGAGGACTGCCTCGTCTCCCTCGCCCCCGCCCTGCCCGAGCCGCTCCGCCTGGAACGGCTCGACCTCGCGCTCACCGTGGTCGGCGCCGCGCTGGGCGACCGCGCACGCCAGTACCTGGCCGACGCCACCCCTCTGACCGGCGAGGACGTCTTCCTCGCCGATCTCGTCGAGACCACCGCAGCGCTGCTGCGGGCCCCGCATCGCACCCCTGGAGACACCGCATGA